The stretch of DNA ACATCAACATTTGCTCTTGGAGGTAAAGGCATAAataaatggaaacaaaaattgatttgattattcataattaaaaatttgttttgaacagCCTTTGTCGGCCCGTCACTTGCGGGGATTTTGTTTGACCAAGTCGGCTTTCGCTATTCTACGCTGTTTGTGATTACGACAAATGCTCTATTGGTACctattttatcttttgaatGTGTACTCTTTTTTCAAAGCATTTTTACTAACCTTGCCATGATCCGGCCAAAGGGTATTTTGGTGCTgttctttctttgttgtcAGAGACGGCTGTCGCCAGGAATTCTTGCCGTTCCTGAACAATATCAAGCAGCTAATTACAGCACTCTTGCTGGTGAAGATTACGGGCCAGAAGATGAGAGAAGTAATGCGAGGGCGAAGCGAGAAAGTATGGTATCTAGTTTAAAAGATGGAATGGCGAATCCTGAATGGATGACATCTGAGCAATCCatttaaatacatattttatttaaatagttGAAtcatatttgtttattttggttgGATTGGAACATTGAAACGTGAAATATAAACACTCTGGCATTGCgagatttgttgtttgtttcgaGTTGCACAATCAAATGGAAAGTTGTTGGAAGATGATGAAACGTTTTAATTGTTTGGCTGGATTTGATTATGATAGCGAATCAGGTAAACATTTCAACCAGTTCGTACAGGATAacggttttttaaatgtctgaTTTCGCCTATCTTAAAAAACAACTACTTATGATGCGCAATATATTATACATGATTTAATTGACTGTATCGAAATActcaattaattaattcgtATTTTATGGGTAGTATattgttgaattttatttcttactttcAGTCGATTGTTCGTATTTTGTTCCTTGAAGGCATTGTTATATAAACGTCCTTGCTTAGTTAAGTTTAGTTGTAAATCGTTATCTTAAACTTTAGATCAATGCTTTTCTTTGTTCGGATGACTTCATGAATTCGACATTTTTCAGCGCAGCATTCCGCATTCCTGATTGACCAAAACGTCATTCCTGTTACAAAAAGCACGCGTTTAACCAGCATTCTTCATTCTTATTTCACAAAGTTTCGAAATTTTTGACAGTGATTGAACAAATATGTGTCaccttatttcatttcataatCACACCATTACTTTTGGACCGAACGTTTTACTTTATCGGCATGCTCGAAAGATAATCAAATTGAAGCCATATCGGAAACTACATGTTGGGCTTGTATAAAAAGTCGTTCATTCTGTTCCCAATTATAGACATTTCCACTCTGTTAAGTAGACGTACTTacttttatagattttttgtTACGTACAACTTCAGTTAAGATGAAGATAGCCGCCATATTGGCGTTTTCTATGTTAGTTGTCTTGGCGAACGCCCAAGGAAACTACAAAAAAGTTTGCTATTTTGCAAACTGGGCTCGTTATCGTAATGGTAAAgtataaaataattcatttcgtTTCCATTTTCAGTCAAATGTCTTAACTTTTTTGGGTTTACTTCTATTAAATTAGGTTCTGGAAGTTACTGGGTAGATAAGTTGGACCCGTATGAATGCACCCATTACATCTACGGTTTTGCTGTTCTCAGCAATGTTACCTACGAGATGACAGTTTACGATCCATGGGCAGACATCGATCTCGGTGGTTATGCAACGTTCACCGgtttaaagacaaaaaatccTAGTCTCAAGACATTGATCGCTCTTGGTGGCTGGAACGACTCTGCATTCTCCACTCAATATTCCGAATTGGTGTCCGACCCTGTTAAAATGGCCAACTTCGTGGCAAAAGCGCTTGCTTTTGTTCGCCAGGTAAAGAAATCTATTGAATTATTCCTCATAGTTTTTCTACAAGTAGAACCATAATGAAATGTTATCATTACCATTTCAGTACAACTTTGATGGCCTTGATTTCGACTGGGAATATCCTGGAGACCCAGGAAAACCGGAAGATAAAGAGAACTTTATTACACTTCTCAGGATGCTTCGTGACGCTTTCCAGCCCTACAACTTAATTCTATCCATGGCTCCTTCTTGCAGTAGCGCACGTGCTGCAGTTAGTTACGACATCCCAGCGCTTGGCGAAATTGTTGATTTCGTCAATTTCATGGCAtatggtaattttttcaatccactattttttttaaaaagacctattaatttaaatgttttaatataCCACCAGATGTCCACGGTGCATGGGAAAATTTGACTGATCACCATGCCCCACTTTACCGACGCGATTTTGATGATGATACCACTGACGTTATTATTTCCGAATCAGTCGACTActggttggtttttttcaattttccatctCATATTTCTTGCTTCTTTAAAAGGATTCAGAGTAAAAATTGGTTTATCGTTAAGGTTGGCACAAGGTTTTCCTCCTCAAAAGTTGGTTTTCGGATTACCCAGCTATGCTCGATCATGGACATTGGCTGACCCGAACCAACATGGACTCTTAGCTCCAGCCGTCGGTGCTGGTGTTGCAGGACAGTTCACAGGCCTAAAGGgtttttattccttttacGAGATTTGCTTGTTTCAACAACAAGGCATGACAGTTGTCGAAGATCCAACTGGCAAGATGGGCCCATATGGTTACTTGGGCGATATTTGGGCTTCATGGGACAGTATTGACATGGTTGTTGCTAAAGTAAAATATATGATGAGCAAAGGTCTTGGCGGTATTCAGTTCTGGGAACTCAGCTTGGATGACTTCAACGGTCACTGCAATTTGGGCCTAAGGTacagttataattttttaaatttttattattaatagtTAGAATAATCATTCGTATGCCCTCGTTTTTAGACCCTTTTCTAAGGCTATTACCGAAACACTTGGAGGAACTTTCCCGACACCTGGACCAACATCACCACCCCCTCGTaacaactaaacaaaaataatgtgGTTTTCCAGTTTTAGTTACTTATATCTCATTCTTTCATGCAGCGAGCTGCTCTGCTTCCTCTCAGGGCCAATACTATGCTGATCCTTCTGACTGCGCTAAATATTACCAATGCGTGAACGGAATAATCTATACTTTCTACTGCCAGACCGGACTTGTATTCAACTCCAAGATTAACCGTATGTTTTATCTTATTTTGTTTAGTTATAACTTATACACTtactaaattattattattcacatAATAGAATGTGATTGGCCATACAACGTTCCTGGATGCGCTTAAACATTCGTGACTTCGGCCGACTTACGAATATTCATATGCAATAGACCCCCTCCTCCTGTTCTTTCAAATTACTTAGATTcaataacacaaaaaattattttagtgagaaaataaattcaaaatcattgaTTCCCTCTGCACACTACAATGTTCTGTTTATTGAACTTCGAAATGAATGATTGTATAATGTTGATGGTTAAGTAAAATGTTGCTGTCTCTGGCCACTTGGTTTGAAGACGAAATTTGAACTTCAACATCGTCTAATTATCTCTACGTTTAACGCTATTAACTTATAACTCGGTCACTGCAGTGCCTATAGGGTTTAAGGTCTCTTTAAAGTTGATTCAGTTGGATTCCGATGTTTGCTGATGCTTGATGAATACTGAGCGTGCTATTTTGGAGGCATTGTTAACATTGGCTGTTGCTTGCAGGGATGAATTATCAGCAATTATTTATAATTGCGTTCAATCCGCAACCGACTATCCACAAAAGAATCAACCGTACATCACACTTTCTTAGAGAAAACGGTAAAGAAAACGGgcagaaattttattttgattgttgcTATGCAGTTTTTCCGTCACCACCGTCACTACTCACTAGCAAAAAGAAAGTAATAGATTTGCGCCAAGCGCCAaccgtaaaagaaaaatatagcaAAAACCGCTTTTAGGTTGCCGAACCGCAAGGGTGGGAGTCGACTATCGGCTGTTTGACATTTGTCAGCTGTTATTCCCATTTGCTCTGAGGATTTGAGATGTTTACTGTTCTGTCCCATTTTTCTTAGgtattctcaatttttttaacttcataTACAGTGTATcattttcatgtttgttttacttttataaAGAATATTTGTAGAATTATGGAAGAAGTAGCTACTAGAGAACACTCTTGTGATTCAATTGCCACAAGTGAAGAGTTTGAAGACCTAGGACATAAAAATGCATCTGAATTAAAACCAAATGAGGAAATATTAGTTACACAAGTTGaagacaataaaataaaaaacaagacatcTCCAGAAATGGAGATTGGAAATAATGGAAATATGGCAGATCTAAAAGAGACCCTCAACGAAGTTCTGAACGAGGAGTCTGAAACCAGTGGTAGTAAGAATAATTCTCCACATGACATTCTTTGTATTAcaaattctatttatttttagtagaACCAGCAAAACTGGAAGACAGTTCTCAAAACTGTGCTTTGTTTAATAGAATTGCATACTTAGGAGCCgcaactgtaaaaaaaatatagcttTATAATAGATTTCATATTCTTgtgttaaaaatttcttcgatTTGATGAGTGTAGGTAAATGCTCCAAggagtgaaaatgaaatagcaAGAAACATGGCCATTATGAGGCAGTCAAGTGGTCAACCTATTCCAATCACTTTATCAATTCCAAATAATTGTGACGGCTCAGTTGTGtgagttttttaattttagattttttgtgttaaataattGATGATGTTTGGTCTTTATTTTATCAAGGCTTTACGAGGCAGAAAGCAACACTGAAATGGCACGACATCCAATTCATcgcataatttttctttctctcggtCCTGCTGGTACGTTAGACTCCAACTGTTTTGCGTTCACCTGCCCTAGAGGAGATTCGGATGAAACAGCTATATTTCAGTGCCACGTTTTTCGTTGCGAAATCATTGAAGCCATTCCAAAAGTCATGTGCAGTTTCAAGCACGCCTTCCGTAAGCCTGAACCTTCTGCCCCTATTTCGACAGAATCATCTACCGCCACCTCACCCACCGAGCTGACCAATCATCGCTTGACCTTTGAATTAACTttggaaatcaaagaagagGATACAAAAGGAAACTACAGTCCCGTTCCTAAGGATcgcaatttctttaaaattcgTGCTGGcatcgaaaagaaaatcgtcATCACAGTTGTACAGATAAATGACAGTTTAGAACTGCCAATTGAACGTTGCTTTGGGTTGTTAGTTAGTCCTGGACGGCATGTGAAGCATAGTGACATGCACCTTCTAGAAATGGTGTCGATGGGAACTTCAAACACCCCCAACAATCCACAGGAATCACGGAAATCCGCTTACGTAATATCCGGTCATTGGGATCCAAACGAGCCTGTTTTTGGGCTTCTCAATCGGGAGAGTTCTAAAGATATCGGTTCCGTATACATGACGATTGCAGTAGATCTCGTTATTCGGGTAAAGACATCCATATTAGTTCTAAATGTCAGTGTCACTTCATTCATGGTTTTAATCATTTGTTTAAAGGGTATCAGTGAACCGGTCCGTTTCATTATTGAAACACGGACAAAGGTTTTCGGACACAACGAGCGCTTTTGGTACTACAGTCAGAAACAAATGACTTTACAGTTTGCCGTACATGTCACCGAGGTCCGCGATCCTCCTCCAAATTCTTCTACTTACGACCCCGTATATCGAGTGGTGGAAATTTGCAATGAAGGCGAAATTGAGCGCCCTAGCAAAGGACTTGTAAGTaatcaatattcaaatgaCTTCTTCATtgtgattattttgttgtcaaCAGGGAATGGGCATGGCGCTTTCGTTAAATTTAAGCTCAACGCTAAGCACTTTGACTGGCAGCACTTTTGGATCACTTAATTCCCCTACGCCGATTCTCAATGATACCGTCAAAGAAGATGAATTGTCGTCAGATAATGACGAACCTCTTCTAAGTGGATCGGGTATTACTCGCTTGAagatgtaaaacaaaattctcttCGTTTCTAAACTATTACGCTTTCTGGAAATGCAGGCGAGGTTTCCAAGGATTGCAGTGAACTAGAATTGGCCTCGTGGGCGGAAGTGTTACACATGTGGGGAACTCAGCCGGGCGATACTCGACCCAAACAGTTGAAGCATTTAGTTAGACGTGGAATCCCTGAAGCGTTAAGGGGTGAAGTTTGGCTTCGACTGGCTGATTGTTCCGCTGATACCAGCGTAATGGATGCATATAGAGTATTAATTACGAAAGAATGTAGTGCCGATCCTGTTATCATGCGGGACATTCATCGTACTTTCCCAGCGCATGACTTCTTCAAGGATTCTGGTGGCCTTGGCCAGGAAGCCCTGGCTAAAATATCTCGCGCCTACGCAGTTTACGACCAAGAAGTCGGCTATTGTCAAGTAATGCAGTTTCTCAGTTCTGTATTCTAATCAATTTTCATCTCTGTTTACTACCTACAGGGTTTGAGCTTCTTGGCGGCGTCTCTATTACTACACATGCCAGGTAATTGATATTGGCAAAGactcacaaaagaaaagaagaagattacaaagaaaacgTTTTATCCTAATTCTCccttgaatttttgttttcagaggAGCAAGCCTTCAGCGTGATGGTCAGAGTCATGTTTCATTACGGATTGCGTGATCTCTTCAAGGTAAGGCGACTGATTTGCGTCACGTAGTCATAATAACTGAATCccatttcttttgtaaatgccgtttttttaaacattaacTTTGGAATTACTGTTAAAAAGtattaatcaaattgaattcaaattcaaaatcaagtcTGTGATCATGTAGTAGAACTAATCAATGTCATCAATATCTGGGTCTATCTTTCGCTGGCGTTCATCAATTTCGAGAGCCCTGTTTATTATGTGGCGCCTGCTAGGCCTAACCCCTTTTTCTGATGTTTTTACGATGGCGTCATAGTCTCagcaataacttttttttttcgaatgtgTTGAGAAAGCCGCAAAGCTTGGTCGTCGTTTTATCAGTAGTGAGAAGTGATTGAACGTATTTAACTTATTCCAGGACGGTTTTGAGACGTTACATCTCCGCTTGTATCAACTTGACCGCCTTATTGAAGAGTATCTACCCGATTTGTGGAATCATCTGGTGGAAAACTGTATAGAGAATCACATGTATGCATCTCAGTGGTTCCTTACGCTCTTCACCGCCAAATTCCCGCTCTTTCTCGTCTTTCATATTTTGGATGTCTTCCTATATCAGGGCATGGAGACCATATTTCAAGTaagtttcaaaatgaaaggaaaggaaaaacatttttgaatttcggaTTCTCTGTTTTCGTTTGTAAACACAAGACATGGTGCCACGCGTCGTGTTCATCAACACACTTGGGCCCGATGATGTGAATGTATCGACAGATGAAAGaatgaattattattgttggtttttcttttaggttGCTCTCGGCCTGTTATCCATGGCTAAAAAGGATCTCCTTTCACTTAACTTTGAAGGCATTCTAAAGTACTTTCGCGTTCAATTGCCCAAACGCTATCGGAATGAAGTGGCAGCTCGTCAACTGATGAAGTTGACGTCGTCGTTCAAACTACGAAAACTGAAGAAAtacgaaaaagattttgtgGCTATTAAGGTATGTAGATTAAAATTGGCAGATTTAGTTTGTGGTTTTTATGGACTTATCTCACTCCAGGAGCAAGAACAGGCTCGGGAAGATCCAGTTGTTCGTCTTGAACGCGAAAATAAACATTTGCACGAAGCTAATTTGAGGCTCGAACGAGAAAGTGACGATTTGGCTCAAGAATTGATCACTAGCAAAATTGGTCTACGCTCAGAGTTGGACGCAGCCGAAGAAAAAGCTGATTCATACTTCAAGGAATTGCAAACTTTGAGGCGTCTTcagaaagaagttgaagaggaTCGTAATCAAATACAAAACGAAACCATCAAGGTaatgaacaaacaaatttttacggttcttttatttattaaccACTTTCATAACAATTGACAATCAGGTGAAAGAAATGTTGCAGCGGGAAGTGCAACGTGCGGAAGAAGAAGGCCGGAGGAGTCAGACAATCATTGCCGACTACAAATTGATCTGTTCAAAACTTACACGGCGATTGGAAGGCGAGCAATCTCGAGCAAAAGAAGTTTTTGAAAGATTGCAGTGCAGTCTTTCGGATAGTCCCAACTACTCTGGTCTGCTAGATGATGTAATTAGTCTGATACGTTCAGAACAGTCCAGCCCAGATCTGCAAGAAACTGGAAACTTAGTCTGTGAATTCAAACCTCGTTCTCCCGCTTCAGCACAGTCTCAATTAGAAAATCAGGTATCAAATCATCATGACGTCGTGTTTAGCACACCTTTGTGACATTCGACTTTTGCAATAGGTTCGCCAACTGGAATTGGAATTGGCTCAAACAAAATTGGCCTTGGTTGAAGCTGAATGTCGCAATCAAGATCTGACCCACCAGTTAACTACTATTTCGATGGAAATGCAGTCACAATCACGTAACAGCTGGCTGCAGAAAACGCTGTCTTCAATTAAAGAAGTTACAGCTAAGAAGGATGGCATTCCCGTTGTCACTACGGCAACCGCTTCGTCGACATCACCTTCATCTGCCACCAATGCAACAGGGCGGAAGGATTCGTCTAGCTcggataaataataataataataatataaaataaaaaatattttgccatTCCACTACAAGAGATTACGGTACCGTATCTAGTATAGTATATGAAAATGATTCAAGTgctataattaattaataattaggtATTCTTCTTTGGTTATTTCCTCTGTCTTTATAAATCCATATCCATCATCGATACGTTTGGTATCGCGTGCCATTCAGAATCCGCTTTGAAACACTTAGATCTTGGTTAAATAAATGAGCAAGTAGCTTTTTGCGACATCGTTTGGTTGTCTCTCAGTAACTAACTGAATTTTGTCTGTATTGAATATTTCTCTTTGTTCAAGGTATGCTGCGCTGCGTTACAATTAGACAAGAGACATAAGTTGATTAGACACatcaatataatattattattatgtatatgCTACTAGAACAAAAGACGATTGACGTTTACGTTAAGTGGAGTCTCGACAAACCGATGCAGGATGACAATTAAAtagcgaaaagaaaatgtgacattgttgttttgtttttactggGTCCGGCTATTTTCTtaatattattgatttttttttttgtattcaaataatcagtttataattgtttttttcagccCCATCGAAGTGGTTGGCCAGGTGGGCGCAATGATCTTTGGATAGCACGAGCAGATAGACTCATCTCGCTCGACATTCCGGGTAAAGACACCATTTCTTCTTTAGGTCCATTGGATGGCATAGGAATCTTCTTTTGCTGTCGTGGCATCAGCGGATCGAAATCTGGTGACGACAATGGAAGCGAGTGATGAAGATGATTCCGTCTAAGTTGTTCCAGAGTCTTCCAGCGTGTAAAGAGAGATAGAGTTCGCTTGGGTACTTTATAGGTGTCCGCCATCGTCTCCACTTGATCCTTCGTGTCAGAAAGAAGGtgaacaatgttttttttaaaagtacaTTCCATGTGATTTCGTTCAACTTCGAAAACGCTATTTAGGAACTAATTTGTTCCTCTCATTTCTTAGCTGTCCTACTACAATGGGGAGATTACCACATAGGAGCATCGTTACATACCAATTTCCTCGCAGGTAACTATTTAGTTTCATCAGCCGATATTTCTTAAACTTTAAGTTCGATCTTCTGGTTAACTACAGTAAGGTTTCTTTCTGAGAATAATAGCCATTAGCGATAGATAAGTTAAACAAACGGTAGACCGCTAGGCCTTTAAATGGATTGCACACCTCAGTTGGCACGAGAGTAGCCAAAGAAAGGTCTGTGATGCGTAGTACAAGACACGAGTGTACGTAGAGAGCTTGCGTACGTTAAGAGAGCCCTCGTGGGGGTTCTATCACCCTCTTTGCGTTGGCGTTTGACGGATGCTTGCTTTTATTTCTCAGGGTGGGCGTCTGTATAGTCTAAAAAACAGGTCTTAGTACTTTAGATTCGCCACTCAGCCGTACGTTCACTTGCAGATTTACTATATGCCGTGATGGTCAACTCAGACTGACAAtccttgttccttttttttttcgtacccataaaaaaggataaaaggAATGTCCACGACCTTAATATGACTATTAGGGTATTGCATATGGCGGGGCAGCCTCGGCCGTCTTTCTGTTACACTATTGCTGACATTTCCAAACGGATGCCAATAACTGAGATGACGCAGCTCGACCATTCTAGAGGGACCTaggttttgtgtttctttctgtctGAGCGGGTGTCACCtatccattttctctttcggcCCTGATGAGTCTCTCTTTTCTGACCAGAtggtttttggtttcaaacTTATCAGCCCCAAGTTATCGACAGGGAAAATTGAGAGCCGGCCACTCGGAGGCCGCTAAAAGTGTATACGGTCCTTTAGACGGGCGATGCGAGCTTCCGCACGAACGTATGGCGAAACTTGTCACTCAACAGCTGGGCAGACTAAAGTTCCAATGACGTTGTTGTTTTACTCATTTCCACACTATTGATCGTCGACAGTGGAAATTTAGGGCCAATTTGACACCGATAGTAGAAAAATCAATTGCTCTATATTCTTTTGTAGAACGTAAATTTTTTACTACCTGTACGGGTTGGAGTGGGCTGTAGTCATCAGGGTTGATGAGGACCAACTGGTTGGGGCGTAGGTTCCACGGGTCATTGGGCAGCTGGCGTTGTAGTGTCGACGCTATTGTGACGGCGCCCATAAGGGTCACGAAGACTAGTAACGGATGGTAGGATGGCCAGTTGCGGATCTGCATAGTGTCGTTTCTGTTTGAAGTTGGCAAAGGAGAGAGAACGAAAAGGGCGACGTGATAGATGTCATTGTATATAGCTATATAAGGAAGGACGCCTCCCACCTCCCATGTCCGACACACCTGTCGTGAGTTACGTTTTCTTCCAGCGTTTGCGCCGAAAGTTAATCTATAATCTTGATACTACTGAGAGCACGCAGACAAGAGGGTGCCTCCCTGATCAGACAAGCAGAAAGATAAGATATAATAGAGGGATAAAGGGCAATAACATTTCGATTCTGAATACAATTAAAACTGAATAGCAAGTCATAGATTTTGAGAGGAAAGCCAATTTCCCCAAGGAATTCTTCAACTAACGAGACAGTGCTAATTATGATCTACCGGAAAATAATCAGTGAACAGACGTGATTTAGATGTTTAATTAGAGTCCCGACAGAAACTGTTACAagttcacattttttattcgaatcGAAACACTTCTTGTCCATCGACCGTACATCCTTGAAGTAAGACTTAGTGAAGCAACTCGGTGAAAGGAATAAGCTGTTGATGTACATGCGAAAAGGCTATTCGGGATTAAAATCTCTCATTCGTGAAGTTACTACTTCTCTGGAAATAACCTTCTTAAAGCATATGCGCTTCGAAAAAGAACTACTACCCACTAATGTTTTTGCGTGGTAACTTTCAAAAACTTTGAAGACTGTTTGATCTATTTGAAATtgggaaaaagataaaaagtaaGATCAATCAAAAAGTGACTGTTCCGTCTCTTTTATCGCGCGTCTTTTACgccttaaatttttttttccttattctatTACTATACTGTAAGGTCAACCAGTCAACCTATATTTTAATTGCGTCATACTTGCCGATATTCTTCTCAAttttaccccccccccctggacCGTGATGTCAAAACTGACTATGAGCGTCATATGATGGATCGCGTAAGCCTACATCTATTTATGGCCCATGTTGGCCTATCCGGTCAATCATCCGTGCTCCCAATTTCATCGTCAGTTGAGTCGATAACACGAATAGATATATCGGtccttttaattaaaatttagaaaccaaattcctaaaaggaaaattttatcAAGTTAAATTAGCAAATAAAGAAGTGGACAAATAGCCTAATGCAACAATATACACCGGAAGTCACGAAGCGCTTAATTTTCCTTTCGTGTTCAAAGAATACtagatggaaaaggagaaaacaaaatgttaatgTAAAACATCTGACCTACCTGGAAATAACTTTGTTTGCGTGATGAATAGACGGGACTACGTGATATTTGCAGAAATTCAACACTCGCTGCACATTGCACCCAGTGCAGGAGTTAGACGGCAAATCTGGGAAACACACTTGCAATTTCTAGGGGGG from Daphnia pulex isolate KAP4 chromosome 4, ASM2113471v1 encodes:
- the LOC124193144 gene encoding rab GTPase-activating protein 1-like isoform X4 — encoded protein: MEEVATREHSCDSIATSEEFEDLGHKNASELKPNEEILVTQVEDNKIKNKTSPEMEIGNNGNMADLKETLNEVLNEESETKPAKLEDSSQNCALFNRIAYLGAATVNAPRSENEIARNMAIMRQSSGQPIPITLSIPNNCDGSVVLYEAESNTEMARHPIHRIIFLSLGPAGTLDSNCFAFTCPRGDSDETAIFQCHVFRCEIIEAIPKVMCSFKHAFRKPEPSAPISTESSTATSPTELTNHRLTFELTLEIKEEDTKGNYSPVPKDRNFFKIRAGIEKKIVITVVQINDSLELPIERCFGLLVSPGRHVKHSDMHLLEMVSMGTSNTPNNPQESRKSAYVISGHWDPNEPVFGLLNRESSKDIGSVYMTIAVDLVIRGISEPVRFIIETRTKVFGHNERFWYYSQKQMTLQFAVHVTEVRDPPPNSSTYDPVYRVVEICNEGEIERPSKGLGMGMALSLNLSSTLSTLTGSTFGSLNSPTPILNDTVKEDELSSDNDEPLLSGSGEVSKDCSELELASWAEVLHMWGTQPGDTRPKQLKHLVRRGIPEALRGEVWLRLADCSADTSVMDAYRVLITKECSADPVIMRDIHRTFPAHDFFKDSGGLGQEALAKISRAYAVYDQEVGYCQGLSFLAASLLLHMPEEQAFSVMVRVMFHYGLRDLFKDGFETLHLRLYQLDRLIEEYLPDLWNHLVENCIENHMYASQWFLTLFTAKFPLFLVFHILDVFLYQGMETIFQVALGLLSMAKKDLLSLNFEGILKYFRVQLPKRYRNEVAARQLMKLTSSFKLRKLKKYEKDFVAIKEQEQAREDPVVRLERENKHLHEANLRLERESDDLAQELITSKIGLRSELDAAEEKADSYFKELQTLRRLQKEVEEDRNQIQNETIKVKEMLQREVQRAEEEGRRSQTIIADYKLICSKLTRRLEGEQSRAKEVFERLQCSLSDSPNYSGLLDDVISLIRSEQSSPDLQETGNLVCEFKPRSPASAQSQLENQVRQLELELAQTKLALVEAECRNQDLTHQLTTISMEMQSQSRNSWLQKTLSSIKEVTAKKDGIPVVTTATASSTSPSSATNATGRKDSSSSDK